The nucleotide window GTTTGATGGTCAAGTGTCGATCACCAATATTGCCAAAGGTTCTCGCTTGGGCAACATGCATATTTACGATACCAGTCGCAAGTTTTTAGAAATGCGCATTCCCGATCAGTCCTATCGATACATTAAGAAAGGCCAATTTGCTGAATTTTATGTCAATGCTTATCCGGGGGAAATATTTAGAGGACGGGTTCATAGTATTACCGCAGGTACGGGTGAAGCACAATTATCGGTGAGAAGCGGCGAGCAAATGGTTGGCCAACACATTGGTCAAAATGCACCGTCACATGGCCGAACCGTGGTCATTGAGTTTATAGAACCTGAGGGATATAACGTGCCGATTGGTGCCACAGGTTCCGGTTGGATATCCGCAACGAAGCCACACCCTATATTAGGCTTTATGGATATTATAGGCGCCGCGACGGTGCGCCTTAAAGCGTACAAAGCCTATTTGAACGCATTGTAATAGGCTTTCACAGCAAGCCTTGTGATATCTGCGATATATCGTGTCATGTATGTTTTGTTTTCGATACATGACACGGCGTTATATTCGCAGTCTATATAATCGTGACTAATATATTCGTAACCAACATATTGGTCACAAATAGGGTGATACCTTTGTCGCTGAGTGCTCGCCTATGACTTACTTTGCACGTTCACTTTTTGTCCGTCGCGCAAGCGTTCAGCACCACGAACCGCAACACGATCGCCTTCGCTAAGCTCACCTTCGATGGCAACCCAATCCCCTTGTCCTTGACCGACATTCACCGTCATCTTGTGAGCAATATTTTGCTTATCGATTTTCATCACGTAGGTTTGGTTTTTACGCAAAATCAAAGCGTCGCGATGAATGGCCAATGTTTCTTGATCCGCTTGTACCGGAATTTCAACCTTAACCAGTTGTCCCGCAGTCCAATGACTTACGCTGTCAGCATCAAGCTCGAGGCGCAATTCAAACGACTGTGAGCGTTGATCGGCAGCAGGGATGATCGCTTGAATTCGGGCGATGGTTTGATATTGCTCATTAAATACCTGCAATTGGCTTTTGTTGTTTAAGTAGGGCATGTAACGCACAGGCACAAACATACGCACTTGCAGGTTTTCGGTATCTAACATTCGCAATAAGACTTGTGAGCGGTTCACATCGCTGCCTTCGCGCTCTAGTCGTTCGGTAATGACACCGGCGAATGGCGCGTTGATCTCAGCACGTGCTAGCTGATCGTGTATTTGCTTTAGCTTTAATTCGGCTATTTCTAAATCGGCCATCGCCAATTCATATTTTGATTTGGTTTGATCTAATTGAAATTCAGCGGCGTTATTATTGGCCTTTAATGCTTCAAGACGCTGTAACTCACGTTTGAGGTAACCGATATTAATTTTCTCTCGTTTAATTTGTGCTTGTTGTTCAAGTTGCATCAGTTCAAGTGGCAGAGTATCCATTTTCACTAATACATCGCCTTTACTCACGAATGTGCCTGGCTCGACTAACCAAGTAAGCTGACCATTGACACCGGCGGTAATGGCAATGTTGGAGCGGCTATACACGGTACCGAGTAAATTGGCACTCGGTGATAACTTGGTTTGTTTTACTTGTTCGGTTTTTACCGCTGGTGCAGGCGCTTCGCTAGCCCATGCAGCTGTCGCTAACAACAAGGTGGAAGTCAGCACGGCGGTCAGTTTTTTTGTTAACTTATTCATAATGGTTTCTCATTTCCGTGTTAATTGACGGCAACAGGTTGTTGTTCATTGCTCTTGCTTTTGGTCTTGGCAAGTTGATTGTCTTGAGCACTGCCAAGTCGTAGCAGACTAGGTAGTAATATCAGTGTGAAAATGGCGCTGATTGCCATACCTCCGACAATGACCGTCGCCAAACCACGATATATTTCGGCACCAACGCCGGGCATGACCATCAAAGGTAACATGCCAAATAAACTGGTCAGGGTACTCATATATACTGGGCGCGCACGAATGCGCACCGCTTGCGCTACAGCGTCACTGCGACTGGCGCCAAGTCGTTCGGCACTGCGAGTTTGGTCGACCAGCAAAATAGCATTGTTAACGACCAGTCCAAGCAAAATAATAAAGCCAATCATGGTCAGTAAATCCAACGACTGAAAGCTGAACAGATTTAATACATACAAAGACATCACGCCGCCAGCAACCGCTAATGGCATAACCAGTAACACTAAAAAGCTGTCTTTCGCGGACTTGAACAAGGCCGTCATTAGCAAGAATAAAATGATTAGCGCCAAAGCAAAATTGGTCAGCATATCATTAATGGCATTGGCCATTTTATTGGCATTACCACTGAGTTTGATACTGGCATCGCTTGGCAATACTTGGCGCATCTGCGGGATGACTTGGTTGTTTAAGGCGCTGAGCGCTTCTTCCATAGACATAGATTCAGGTGGATACACCGTTAATGTCACCGTGCGTTTACCATCAACTCGACGCAATTGCGTTGGCCCGACGGTACGACGAATTTCGGTTAACTCGCCGAGGGTTTGCACACCAGCAAGCGGTGTATAAATAGGCATCTGCGCTAACTCGTCTGGGTTATTCCATAACGAACCACGCAAAATAACGTTCATTCGTTCATTACCATCAAAGTATTCGCTAACAAATAAGCCGTCGGTAAACGCTCTGACGGCATTAGCGATGTCACTGCGGTTTAATCCAGCTTGGGCGATGCGTCTGTCGTTCGGCAATAATTGCAGCTCAGGCTCTGCCATAGACAGGCCAGGCACAGGTTGTGCACCGACACCGGGTAAATGAGTTTGAATAGCACCAAGTCCGGCTTGTGCTGTTTGCATCAACTCATCCAGATCGGAGCCTTGAATATCGATATTAATCGAGCGACCATTACCACCACCGCTGACGTTGATCATCGAACCTCGGAATAAGTAGACTTGGGTATCTGGCAATCCAGCCAAAATGTCATTTTGCACAATATCCATCAACTCTTCGACGTGCTCTGCATCATCGGCATAGATAAAACCACCACTCATGCTGGCGCCATAAGAGTAAAAGTTATAACTCTTGATCTTAGGCATCTTGTCACCATTTAGGTGCGGGTCGATACGTTCTTTAACCAGTTGTGCCATTTCTTGGTCGACAAAATTGAGATTGCCACCAGGTGGTAAACTGATATTGAAAAAGAAACCATCAATCGGGGCACGAGGCATAAAGTCGGTTTTTGGAATAAGCAATATACTGAGCGTTAATGAACCGCCCAACAGTAAGGCTATCCAGCTAAGTTGCTTACTCGTGGTGTCGGTCAAGCGCATCACAAATTGCGTTAGCTTGTGCCAATATTGCGCCATCGGGTCAACTTGGCAATATTCTTTTAACCAGTATTTACTGGCAATAGGCAAAACAGTTATTGCCGCTAATAACGAAGCGATGACCGCAATCGATAAGGTCAGTGCTAAGTCCGAAAATAACTGACCTTCAATGCCTTCCATAAACAGGATAGGTAAGAAAATGGCAACACTGGTTGCGGTTGACGCAAATAAAGCTCCGGTAACCTGAGTGGCACCACGGACAACTGCTTTGTGTTTATCCATGCCTTCGGCGCGAAGTCGGACAATATTTTCTTGTACGATGATCGCCGCATCTAACACTAACCCAACAGCAAATGCCAGACCCGCTAGGGAGATAACATTTAAACTGCGATCGAATACGCTTAATGCTAAAAACGCCACCATCAAAGAAACTGGAATTGTGGTGGCGATGATCAAGGTTGGTTTAAGGCCGCGTAAGAATAACCACAAGATGGCAAAGGCAAGCAAGACACCGAGGCCAAGATTACTTTTTACTAAGGTTAGCGCGTTGCGAATATGTACGGATGAATCAAAACTTAAATCAATGGTTAAGCCATTATCGGCCAGTACGCCTTGATTCAATTCATTGATGGCTAGATTGATATCATCTAACAGTTTGACGGTATTGGCATCGTTATTTCGAGTCACCGTAATATAATAAGCTGGCGCACCATTGCGCAGTGTTAGGCCAAATCTGTCGACTAAGGTTTCTTCAACATGAGCGATATCTTTTAAGTAAATAGGTCGTTGATCTTGATAACCAATGATCATTTCCAACATCGTACTAACGTCGTATTGACCGATAAAGCGCACGGTATATTGACGGCGACCGACATCGGCAAAACCACCTGAAATATCAGAGGAACGCGCAATTTTACTGCTGATTTCGCCAATTTCGATACCCATGGCGGCGGCTAAATAGGGGTCAAAACTGATACGTAACTCTTTAGCTCGTCGCGAATTTAGATTGACCTGACCAATCCCTGGGATACGCGATAGTCTCGGTTCGACCACATCTTCAATAATCTTTTGGTAGCTTGAAATGTCTTTATTGGGGTTACTCTCGACAACCTTAACTAACAATGATGCAGCATTTGGGCCACCACGACCACCACCTGCCGCGACGACAGGTTCCATAGCATCTAGCGGTAATGGTGGTGCCTGATTGAGGTTGTTAATCACGTCCAACATCGCTTGTTGCATGTTGGTCCCTATATCGAAGGTTAAGGTGATATTACCAAACCCGCTATTGATATTGGTGGTGACGTCGGTGACACCTCGGGTGTTTTTTACCACATTTTCTTGTGGCTCGATGATCACCGATTCAAGCTCTTGCGGCGAGGCACTGCGCCATCCGGTGGAAATGGTTATTTGTGGTTGTTCAATATCTGGCGTGAGCTGAATAGGTAACTTACTGATACTGATCAATCCAAACACAAAAATCAGTGCGGTTATCACCAGCACAGCTGCGGGATTTTTCAGTGAACTTCGGGTTAAGTTCATTCGTTGTCCTTTAACGTAGCGATAGGCCGGAACATTCATTAAGCGCGGCTTAACGAAAAACAGTGAGCGCTGTATGTATTTGCCATCGAGTAAACACAGGCAAATGTAACTAGCAAATGTAGTTGGCCGACAATATTGTGCTGATTATGGATAGCTAGACTATGATCAGCAAAGCATTTTAGGTCTATCGCCATTTTTACGGGATAAATGACGGGAGATGTCAAGGCTGAAATTGTGCTGATAATGTAATCCACTTGTAATTAAGTAACAGTGCCGCATATGTCGAAAAGTCACTAATAAACAGCAGTTTGTATATGTTTGATGATTATTTGAGCATTAATTACATAATGTTACTTGCATATTTTTAACAAAAAGGTATGATGCGCCCTCGATTGCAACACGTAATAGGGTCAAAGCTAAATAAGCTTGCTGACCAACATAAGTTGCACAAAGAGTGGGTTATTTCCGCCATCCGACTTCTAAGCTGGTTCCCTGAGTATTATGCAGCCAGCCCATGTCTAAATAGTAAGTTGCTTTCAACTTAACTATCGCCATAAGTCGCCAGGTG belongs to Thalassotalea sp. HSM 43 and includes:
- a CDS encoding efflux RND transporter periplasmic adaptor subunit, encoding MNKLTKKLTAVLTSTLLLATAAWASEAPAPAVKTEQVKQTKLSPSANLLGTVYSRSNIAITAGVNGQLTWLVEPGTFVSKGDVLVKMDTLPLELMQLEQQAQIKREKINIGYLKRELQRLEALKANNNAAEFQLDQTKSKYELAMADLEIAELKLKQIHDQLARAEINAPFAGVITERLEREGSDVNRSQVLLRMLDTENLQVRMFVPVRYMPYLNNKSQLQVFNEQYQTIARIQAIIPAADQRSQSFELRLELDADSVSHWTAGQLVKVEIPVQADQETLAIHRDALILRKNQTYVMKIDKQNIAHKMTVNVGQGQGDWVAIEGELSEGDRVAVRGAERLRDGQKVNVQSKS
- a CDS encoding efflux RND transporter permease subunit, with the translated sequence MNLTRSSLKNPAAVLVITALIFVFGLISISKLPIQLTPDIEQPQITISTGWRSASPQELESVIIEPQENVVKNTRGVTDVTTNINSGFGNITLTFDIGTNMQQAMLDVINNLNQAPPLPLDAMEPVVAAGGGRGGPNAASLLVKVVESNPNKDISSYQKIIEDVVEPRLSRIPGIGQVNLNSRRAKELRISFDPYLAAAMGIEIGEISSKIARSSDISGGFADVGRRQYTVRFIGQYDVSTMLEMIIGYQDQRPIYLKDIAHVEETLVDRFGLTLRNGAPAYYITVTRNNDANTVKLLDDINLAINELNQGVLADNGLTIDLSFDSSVHIRNALTLVKSNLGLGVLLAFAILWLFLRGLKPTLIIATTIPVSLMVAFLALSVFDRSLNVISLAGLAFAVGLVLDAAIIVQENIVRLRAEGMDKHKAVVRGATQVTGALFASTATSVAIFLPILFMEGIEGQLFSDLALTLSIAVIASLLAAITVLPIASKYWLKEYCQVDPMAQYWHKLTQFVMRLTDTTSKQLSWIALLLGGSLTLSILLIPKTDFMPRAPIDGFFFNISLPPGGNLNFVDQEMAQLVKERIDPHLNGDKMPKIKSYNFYSYGASMSGGFIYADDAEHVEELMDIVQNDILAGLPDTQVYLFRGSMINVSGGGNGRSINIDIQGSDLDELMQTAQAGLGAIQTHLPGVGAQPVPGLSMAEPELQLLPNDRRIAQAGLNRSDIANAVRAFTDGLFVSEYFDGNERMNVILRGSLWNNPDELAQMPIYTPLAGVQTLGELTEIRRTVGPTQLRRVDGKRTVTLTVYPPESMSMEEALSALNNQVIPQMRQVLPSDASIKLSGNANKMANAINDMLTNFALALIILFLLMTALFKSAKDSFLVLLVMPLAVAGGVMSLYVLNLFSFQSLDLLTMIGFIILLGLVVNNAILLVDQTRSAERLGASRSDAVAQAVRIRARPVYMSTLTSLFGMLPLMVMPGVGAEIYRGLATVIVGGMAISAIFTLILLPSLLRLGSAQDNQLAKTKSKSNEQQPVAVN